TCCTCGACCGGCAGATGATCCACGAAGTGCACCGCGCAACCCAGCTGTGCCGCCCCGCCGTCCGCGCGCCTGTCGTCACCGACCATCAGGACGTCGCGGGGGTCCTCCCCGAGCGCCTCGCAGCCCGCCCGGAACAGCCTGGCGTCCGGCTTCTGCACCCCGTGGCGGTACGACAGCACGTACGCGTCCACGTAGCCGTGCAGCCCGTGCGCCTGGAACACCGGCCGCGGGTCCCAGCCGATGTTGCTGACCACCGCGACGCCTGTGCCCAGGCGCCGCAGCTCGCCGAGCACCTCCTCCGCGTCCGGGTACGGCAGCCACGCGGACGGGGTCTTGTGCCGCTCGTAGAGCGCGTCGTAGAGCCGGGGGTCGGGGAGCTCCACACGGCGGGCGAGGCCCATGTAGGCGTCCCTGTGCCGCCGGGCGTCCCGGTCGCGCGTCCGCCACAGGTCGGCGAGCGCCTCGGGGATCAGTTCGGGGGTGGAACCTCCGGGCAGCGCCCCGGCCGCGTCCAGCTCGCGTGCGTACCGCTCGAACGCGTCCTCGCCGACGGAGATCCCCGTCTCGTCGAGGGCGGCCCGCAGCCAGGAGGTGACGGATTCGATCCGGAAGAGCGTTCCCGAGAAATCGAAGAGCACGCCTTTGATCGCCATGGGGCGATCCTCCCGGCGTCAGGGCTCCCGGTTCAAGGCCAGCCGTTCGTACGAGCCGACCGCCACGGCGACCACACAGATCCCGAGCAGCCAGCCGGCCAGGACGTCCGTGAGCCAGTGCACTCCCAGGTAGAGCCTGGTGAAGCCCACGCCCAGCACCGAGACCGCCGAGAGCAGGGCCGCCGTCCGCCGCAGCCCCGGTCCGGCCCCCGTCCGCGCCAGTAGCCAGAGGAGCAGCCCGCAGGTGACGGTCGCCGTCATCGCGTGGCCGGAGGGGAAGGCGGCGTAGTGGGCGGAGTCCACGGGTTCCGCCCAGACCGGGCGCTGCCGCCCCACCAGGACCTTGAGGATCTGCTGCACCGCCGACCCCAGCAGGCTCGCCGCCGCGAGCCACAGGGCCGGGAGGCGCTCGCCGCGCCACAGCAGGCCGAGCACCACCCCGACCACCAGGGCGCGCATCGTCCACGGGTCCCACACCCAGTCGCTGAGGATCCGGTTCGCCTCGGTGAGCCCCGGCTCCGCCAGCGCGGACTCGTGGAGCTCGACGGCGACCGTGCGGTCGGCCGACATCAGCGGCTCCCAGCCCACTACCACCGTCACCAGCAGCAGGACGGTGACCACGGCGGTCAGCGAGGCGGTGCGTGCCCCGGGGACCGGAGGGCCCGGCTCCGGGACGGGGGTGCGCGGGAGTGGGGTGGAGGTGGGGGTGGGGGGACGCATGGGAGGGATCCTGCCCCCGATACGCCCTGCTAGTGCCGCATCAGGCGACGTTCGCCCCGTCGCGGCGCCCGGTACGGCGACTCGCGGCGTTGCCGGATCAACCGAGTAGGTCCACCACGAGGTCGATCCGGCGCCTTGCGATCTTCCCCTCGGCGGGAGGGCCTGGGGGAGGCCCCACCCCCTCGGCGGGAGGGCCTGGGGGAGGCCCCACCCCTCGGCGGGAGGGCCTGGGGGAGGCCCCACCCCCTCGGCGGGAGGGCCTAGGGGAGGCCCCACCCCCTCGGCGGGAGGGCCTGGGGGAGACCTCACCCCCTCGGCCGGAGGGCCTGGGGAGGCCCCGTGCACCGGACGCCGCTCCTTGACGGGCAAACCTTGCCTGACGCGGCACTGGTGCCGCGACCGGCCGGGTTCACCGGGTCGCGGCGCCGCGCTGCGTTGTTGTCACGTCACCCGAGTGCGTCCGGTGCGAGGGCGATCCTCCGCCGTGCGACGCACCGCGCCGGACGCCGCGACCTTCCCGGCGCCCCGGGCACGGTGCCGGTCATGCCAAAGCGCTCAGACCCGGCACGAATGCCACCAGCAGCGGTACGACGGGCACCAGGACCGCGGCGGCGGTCAGCCGCAGCCGCCTGCCCGCGGTGAGCCGGGGCACCGGGGCCAGCAGGCGGTTCACCCGCTGGTGCAGTTGGGCGTCGGGCGCCGGGCGGGGACCGAAGACTCCGCGGTGTTCGTTCAGTTCGACCAGCGCGAGGGCGATCGTCAGCCGCCCGAACCGGCGCGAGGCCACGTCGTCCGCGGCCAGCTCCACCAGCCGGTGCATCTCGTCGCGGAACGCGGCGAACACCGGGACCTGGGGAAAACCGTTGGCGAGCGCCGCCGAGCAGTGCAGCAGCCAGTCGTGGCGCGCTCTGGCATGGCCCTGCTCATGAGCCAGCACCGCGTCGAGCTGACGGCCCTTCAGTCGCCGCAGGGCGGCCGTGGTGATGACGAGCTGGGGCGCGGCGCCGGGCAGCCACCACGCGTCGGGGCGCTCGCCCTCCAGCACCACCAGCGGATCGTCGCCGGGGTCCTCTCCGGGCAACAGGGGGGCGCGCACGAGGAGTTCGGCCCTGCGCCGCTTGCGTCGCGCGTGCGCCCGGTGGATCTCCCGGGTGAGCATCGCGCCGGTCCACAGCCCTCCGCACGCCAGTACGACGGCCAGTACGGCCGACCACGGACCGCCCGCGCCCAGGGCGTACGCCTCGACGACCGCGCTCGGTGCGGGCGCGAAGACCGGCCCCCGCACCGCCTGCCAGGTGGCGGCCGCGCTGATGGTCATGGAGAGGCCGAAGCTCAGCAGCACCGCAGCGACCACGCACTGCCACACCCACAACGCCACCACCGGCTCGCGCTCCGGCCAGTCGGCCCGGGACATCAGCCGCGGCGCGACGACGGCGGCCAGTGCGCCGAGCGACAGCAGCGCGAGGGAGACCATCATGGGCACCAGACTATGAGCGGTGTGCTACTCACAGGTATGGCTTCAGACGGCAAGTGACGCACGCCACGGCCCGCCCCCGCGCGCTCAGACGGTGAGAAGCATGGCGACCATGGCGACGCCCATCGAGACCCGGCACGCCAGGGCCAGCTCGGGGCGGGCTCCCCAGGCCGGGGGAGGGCCGCCCGCGGGCGCCGCCGCGGGCACCAGCCGGGCGCCCGTGTGCAGGACGAACACGGCGAAGTAGACGAGCAACGCCCCCGTCACCAGCGGCACTCCGCCGGCACCGGGCGCGCCGTGCGCCCCGTGGCCGCCCGCCGCGAAGGGGGACATGGTCACCGCCATGTACACCATGGCCAGCGAGCCCACCAGATGGTGCAGATGGTGCGCGCCGGCGCGGGAGGCCCGAGTGGCCCGCAACGCCCGCAGGCCCACCGTCCCGAACAGGGCCGCGTACGGCAGCCATGCCCACGCCGGTGCCGGTGCCACGGCGGCCGGCACGGCCATCGCGGCCATCCCGAACCCCATCAGGGCCTCATCCGTCGCCGCGCTGCGCGCCGGGCCCGCACAGCAGCGCATCCGCACGACGCAGTACGCGCCGGACACCGCGCACAGCGCCACGAGCAGCCAGCCCGGCACCGCCGGTCCGTGCACCTCCCACCTCCCCGCTCGACGTGTCGAGCAGGACATGCCCCGCCGGGGCCCGGCGCATACGAGCGCACGGGTGTACGCGGGGCGCTCGCGGAGGCGGCGCGGCCGCGCACACCGCCTGACGAGGCTCCCTCGCCCCGCGTCCGGGACGGCTCTGCCCGCGAGCGCGATCGCCCGCCCCGCTCAGGGCCGGCGGCGCAGCGGATGGTCCTCGGGCACCTCGACCACGGCGATCCGCACCCCGTCCGGATCGGTCAGCCACATCTCGACGAGCCCCCAGGGCTCCCGCCGCGGCGGCCGTTCCACCTCGGCCCCGTGCGACAGCACATGACCGTAGGCCGCCTTGGCGTCCGACACCTGGAGCCACAGCGCGAGCCCCGGGCCGGGCGGGGTGTCGGAGCGGCCGGAGATCTCCAGGAACCCGCCCCCGAGGAAGTAGACCGTTCCGCGGTCCTGCCCGGTGCCGAACTCGCGGTAGATCTGCAGGCCCAGCACGTCCTCGTAGAACCGTCGGGACCGCTCGGGGTCGGTCGGCCGCAGCAGGATGCGACTGCTCAGCACGTGCATCATGGTCTCCACCGTAGACCGCCGGTGCGCCGCTCCGAGGTCGGGCGGACCGCGCGTCCGCGGCCGACCCGCCGCGACCGCCGGCGAAGAATGAGGAGAACGGAGAACCGCCCCATGGAGACCGCCCCGCCCCAGCACCCGGTGCAGCTGTCCTTCCGCGACGCGACCGATGCCGACGTGCCCGCGCTGGTCGAGCTGATCGAGTCGGCCTACCGCGGGGACTCCAGCCGTGCGGGCTGGACCACCGAGGCGGACATCCTGGACGGGCAGCGCACCGACCCGGAAGGCGTGCGCCAGGTGATCGGGGCGTCCGGCAGCAGGCTGCTCGTGGTGCGGCGCGACGACGAGCTGGTGGCCTGCTGCCAGCTCGAACACCGCGGCGACGCGGCGTACTTCGGCATGTTCGCCGTGCGTCCGGGACTCCAGGGCGGCGGGCTCGGCCGACTGGTCATCGCCGAGGCGGAGCGTCTCGTCAGCGAGACGTGGGGCGTCACCGAGATGCACATGACGGTGATCTCGGTGCGCGAGGAGCTCATCGCCTGGTACGAGCGGCGCGGGTACCGCCGTACGGGCCGGATGACCCCGTTCCCGTACGGCGATGAGCGATTCGGCGTTCCGCGCCGTGACGACCTGCAGTTCGAGCTGCTCGTGAAGAGCCTGGACGGCTGAGGCGCGGCCTTCCGCGACAGGTCTGCGGGACCTCGGACACCGGACCGGTGCGCGGAGGCCGGTCCGTCGCCGGGGCCGTCAGGCCGTGAAGCGGCCGGTGCGCCGGATCTCCGGGAAGTCGGTGGTCGCGCCGTCGAGCTCGAGGGCGCGCACCAGCCGCAGGTGGTCCTGGGTGTTGACGACCCAGCCGATGACCCTCAGCCCCTCGTCGTGGGCGTGCTCCACCGTCTCCAGCGTGAGCCGGCGGATGTTCAGCGCCAGCGTCGGGGCGCCGGCGGCCTGCGCGCGCTCCACGATGTCGCTGCCCCACCGGCTGGCGACGAGGGCCGTGCGCACGCCGGGCACCAGCGCGGCGATCTCCCTGACGGCGTCGTCCTGGAACGAGGTGACCTCGATCCGTTCCGCCAGATCGCGCTTGACCATCACGTCCGCGAGCACCCGTGCCGCGGCCGCGTCCTTGATCTCGACCTGGAGCGGCGCGCTCACCGCTTCCAGGACCTCCTCGAAGATCGGGACGCGCTCGCCCTGACCGGCGTCCAGCTCCCGCAGCTCGGCGAGGGTCTTCTCGGCGATCGGTCCCGTGCCGTCGGTCGTCCGGTCCACATCGGCGTCGTGCATGACGACCAGGGCGCCGTCCTTGCTGAGATGGAGATCGAGTTCGATCGCGTCCATGCCCGCGCGTTCCGCCCGGACGAAGGAACGCAGGGTGTTCTCCGGTTCGACACCCATGACCCCGCGATGACCGATGGTGAGGAAACTCAAGATCTTCTCGCTTCCGTCGATGTGTCGGGCTCGGGCCGTTCTTGTTGCGGCTCGCACGCGGTGGCTCCCGCCCCGCGCGGCACGGCCGCAGCCTAGTGGCCTGCGCCTCAGCCGCACCCGGTCGTGCATGAGGTGCCGGGCTTGGGGGAACGCGTTCTTCCGCCGCTGCGCCCCGTGACGGGCTCACTCGCGCGTGGGCGAGTCTTCCGGGCCTTGACGGCGCCCGGGCCGAAGCCGGCCCGGTGGTGCCCCCTGCCCGACGTTCCGCAGTCATCGCCCCGAATGGCCTAGGTCACAGAAAAATCTGCGGTGACCATGGGGGTGAGGCAGGATAATTTCCCAGGGTTCCCCTTGTATGGGAGAACCGGGCATGGATACGGTGTCTTGACGCGAGGTTCTCCCGTGGAGGAAGTGACATGACGGAAATTCTTGTGCAGAACGCTGCGACGGACGCGGCGACGACCACGGCGGTGGTCGAGCATCCCGCGTGGCAGATGCTCAAGGACGCCGTCGAGGAGATCAGGTCCTGGCAGTCCGAGGACGGTTCCATCGACTTCGGTGCCGAGGGCGCCCCGGTGCGCGCCGCCGCCGACTACGCGGTCGAGCGGGTGACCGCCGCCGTGGAGGAGCTCTCCCCGCTGCTTCCGCACGACGCCGCTTACCACCGGGCGCTCGTCGCCGACCTGCGCAAATGGGCCGACGGCGCCTTCGGCGTGCCGGACTTCCTGGACTCGCTGCTGGCCTTCCAGCCCGCCGCCGACCGCGTGGACGGCCTCCAGCACCTGGTGGTCTTTCCCATGTACACGCAGAACGGCAACCCGGACCGCAACCTCGAGGCCGTCGTCCTGCGGATGGTCTGGCCGGAGTGGCTGGCCGAGCTGGAGGCGACCCGCTACGACAACCCGCTCTTCTGCGGGATCACCTTCGAGGACTTCACCGCCGGCTACGACACCAACTCGGCCGTGCTGTTCCCGGAGACCATAGCCGTGCGCGAGGCCCCCGAGCGGTTCAGCTGGGGCGGCATCTTCTGCGACCGCGAGGCCGCCCGCTTCCGCCGGGTGACCGAGGCCGCGGTGGAGATCCTCTCCATCGACCTCCCCGAGGACGTGGCCTCGATGGTCCACGACCAGGAGCGCTGCGAGAAGGCCTTCGTCCTGTGGGACATGATCCACGACCGCACCCACAGCCACGGCGACCTGCCGTTCGACCCCTTCATGATCAAGCAGCGCCAGCCGTTCTGGATGTACGGCCTGGAGGAGCTGCGCTGCGACCTCACCGCCTTCAAGGAGGCCGTGAAGCTGGAGGCCGAGGGCAACGCACACGGCCGTGACGTCCAGTACGCGGTGCTGTTCGACCGGATGTTCCGCTTCCCCGTCACCGGCGACCGGGTGCGCAACTACGACGGCCTCGGCGGCCAGCTGCTCTTCGCGTACCTCCACAAGCACGACGTCGTACGCTGGACGGACAACACGCTGAGGATCGACTGGGAGCGGGCCCCGAAGGTCACCAACCAGCTCTGCGCCGAGATCGAGACGTTGTACCGCGACGGCATCGACCGCCCGAAGCTCGTCCACTGGTTCAAGGCCTACGAGCTGGTCGCCACCTATCTCGCTCCGCACCCGGGCTCCCGCTGGGCCAAGGGTCCCGACGCCCTGGACCTGAGCCAGCCGCCGCGCAAGCTCGTCGACGACGTGCTTCCGGACGAGTTTCCGCTCAGCATGTTCTTTGAGGCGCTCTCCAAGAAGCTGAAGGGCGTGATCGCTTCCACCAAGGGCATCACGGCCCGGTCCGCCGAGCGAGTCGCCGCGTGAGCTCTCGGACGGAGGAGACCAGCACCATGAATGCGAACGGCAACGGGCCCCTCGACGGTGCGGTGATCGCGGTCGCGGGCGCCGCGGGTCCGGCGGGCCGCGCCACCCTGCTCCGCCTCGCCGAGGCGGGCGCGATCGTCGTGGCGTCGGACGCGGACAGCGAACGGCTGGCGCAGGCGGTCGACGAGGCGCGGTACGCGCACGGCGGTGCGACCGTCACCGGCGACACCGTCGACCTGCTCGACCCGACCGCGACCCGGGAATGGGCCGCGCAGACCGAGAAGGAGTTCGGCCGCGTCGACGGCCTCGTCCATCTCGTCGGCGGCTGGCGCGGCAGCGCGACCTTCGGCGAGACCGACCTGAGCGATTGGCAGCTCCTCGAGAAACTGCTGATCCGTACGGTCCAGAACACCTCGCTCGCGTTCCACGAGGCGCTCAAGCGCAGCGACAAGGGCCGCTTCGTACTGGTCAGCCAGTCCGGGGCGGCGAAGCCCACCGAGGGCAACGCCTCCTACGCCGCCGCCAAGGCCGCTGCGGAGGCCTGGACCCTGGCGCTGGCGGACTCGTTCAGGAAGGCCGGGGGTGAGGAGGGCCCGCGCACGGCGGCTGCCATCCTGATCATCAAGGCGCTCGTGCACGACGCGATGCGCGCCGAGCGCCCGAACGCCAAGTTCGCGGGCTTCACGGACGTCAAGGAACTGGCCGAGGCCATTGCCGGAGTCTGGGGGCGGCCCGCCCAGGAAGTGAATGGACAGCGCCTGTGGCTGACCCCCGAGCCGTGATCCCGCCGAGAACCGACGCCCGCCGGCACCACGACCCCCACGTACGGGGATTCGCCAGCGACAACTACGCGGGCGCGCACCCGGAGGTGAT
The genomic region above belongs to Streptomyces marianii and contains:
- a CDS encoding HAD family hydrolase → MAIKGVLFDFSGTLFRIESVTSWLRAALDETGISVGEDAFERYARELDAAGALPGGSTPELIPEALADLWRTRDRDARRHRDAYMGLARRVELPDPRLYDALYERHKTPSAWLPYPDAEEVLGELRRLGTGVAVVSNIGWDPRPVFQAHGLHGYVDAYVLSYRHGVQKPDARLFRAGCEALGEDPRDVLMVGDDRRADGGAAQLGCAVHFVDHLPVEERPEGLRPVLGLMGA
- a CDS encoding phosphatase PAP2 family protein → MRPPTPTSTPLPRTPVPEPGPPVPGARTASLTAVVTVLLLVTVVVGWEPLMSADRTVAVELHESALAEPGLTEANRILSDWVWDPWTMRALVVGVVLGLLWRGERLPALWLAAASLLGSAVQQILKVLVGRQRPVWAEPVDSAHYAAFPSGHAMTATVTCGLLLWLLARTGAGPGLRRTAALLSAVSVLGVGFTRLYLGVHWLTDVLAGWLLGICVVAVAVGSYERLALNREP
- a CDS encoding M56 family metallopeptidase — translated: MMVSLALLSLGALAAVVAPRLMSRADWPEREPVVALWVWQCVVAAVLLSFGLSMTISAAATWQAVRGPVFAPAPSAVVEAYALGAGGPWSAVLAVVLACGGLWTGAMLTREIHRAHARRKRRRAELLVRAPLLPGEDPGDDPLVVLEGERPDAWWLPGAAPQLVITTAALRRLKGRQLDAVLAHEQGHARARHDWLLHCSAALANGFPQVPVFAAFRDEMHRLVELAADDVASRRFGRLTIALALVELNEHRGVFGPRPAPDAQLHQRVNRLLAPVPRLTAGRRLRLTAAAVLVPVVPLLVAFVPGLSALA
- a CDS encoding DUF5134 domain-containing protein, which produces MHGPAVPGWLLVALCAVSGAYCVVRMRCCAGPARSAATDEALMGFGMAAMAVPAAVAPAPAWAWLPYAALFGTVGLRALRATRASRAGAHHLHHLVGSLAMVYMAVTMSPFAAGGHGAHGAPGAGGVPLVTGALLVYFAVFVLHTGARLVPAAAPAGGPPPAWGARPELALACRVSMGVAMVAMLLTV
- a CDS encoding VOC family protein, which produces MMHVLSSRILLRPTDPERSRRFYEDVLGLQIYREFGTGQDRGTVYFLGGGFLEISGRSDTPPGPGLALWLQVSDAKAAYGHVLSHGAEVERPPRREPWGLVEMWLTDPDGVRIAVVEVPEDHPLRRRP
- a CDS encoding GNAT family N-acetyltransferase; this translates as METAPPQHPVQLSFRDATDADVPALVELIESAYRGDSSRAGWTTEADILDGQRTDPEGVRQVIGASGSRLLVVRRDDELVACCQLEHRGDAAYFGMFAVRPGLQGGGLGRLVIAEAERLVSETWGVTEMHMTVISVREELIAWYERRGYRRTGRMTPFPYGDERFGVPRRDDLQFELLVKSLDG
- a CDS encoding glycerophosphodiester phosphodiesterase, which translates into the protein MSFLTIGHRGVMGVEPENTLRSFVRAERAGMDAIELDLHLSKDGALVVMHDADVDRTTDGTGPIAEKTLAELRELDAGQGERVPIFEEVLEAVSAPLQVEIKDAAAARVLADVMVKRDLAERIEVTSFQDDAVREIAALVPGVRTALVASRWGSDIVERAQAAGAPTLALNIRRLTLETVEHAHDEGLRVIGWVVNTQDHLRLVRALELDGATTDFPEIRRTGRFTA
- a CDS encoding DUF6421 family protein codes for the protein MTEILVQNAATDAATTTAVVEHPAWQMLKDAVEEIRSWQSEDGSIDFGAEGAPVRAAADYAVERVTAAVEELSPLLPHDAAYHRALVADLRKWADGAFGVPDFLDSLLAFQPAADRVDGLQHLVVFPMYTQNGNPDRNLEAVVLRMVWPEWLAELEATRYDNPLFCGITFEDFTAGYDTNSAVLFPETIAVREAPERFSWGGIFCDREAARFRRVTEAAVEILSIDLPEDVASMVHDQERCEKAFVLWDMIHDRTHSHGDLPFDPFMIKQRQPFWMYGLEELRCDLTAFKEAVKLEAEGNAHGRDVQYAVLFDRMFRFPVTGDRVRNYDGLGGQLLFAYLHKHDVVRWTDNTLRIDWERAPKVTNQLCAEIETLYRDGIDRPKLVHWFKAYELVATYLAPHPGSRWAKGPDALDLSQPPRKLVDDVLPDEFPLSMFFEALSKKLKGVIASTKGITARSAERVAA
- a CDS encoding SDR family NAD(P)-dependent oxidoreductase encodes the protein MNANGNGPLDGAVIAVAGAAGPAGRATLLRLAEAGAIVVASDADSERLAQAVDEARYAHGGATVTGDTVDLLDPTATREWAAQTEKEFGRVDGLVHLVGGWRGSATFGETDLSDWQLLEKLLIRTVQNTSLAFHEALKRSDKGRFVLVSQSGAAKPTEGNASYAAAKAAAEAWTLALADSFRKAGGEEGPRTAAAILIIKALVHDAMRAERPNAKFAGFTDVKELAEAIAGVWGRPAQEVNGQRLWLTPEP